Proteins found in one Onychomys torridus chromosome 21, mOncTor1.1, whole genome shotgun sequence genomic segment:
- the LOC118571980 gene encoding 60S ribosomal protein L29-like, which produces MAKSKNHTTHNQSRKWHRNGIKKPRSQRYESLKGVDPKFLRNMRFAKKHNKKGLKKMQANNAKAVSARTEAIKALVKPEVVKPKMPKGPSHKLSHFAFIAHPKLGKQIRSYMAKGRKLCQPKPKAQTKAQASAPAQAPKGAQAPVKAP; this is translated from the coding sequence ATGGCCAAGTCCAagaaccacaccacacacaaccaaTCTCGAAAATGGCACAGAAACGGTATCAAGAAACCCCGGTCGCAAAGATACGAATCTCTCAAGGGGGTGGACCCCAAGTTCCTGAGGAACATGCGCTTTGCCAAGAAGCACAACAAGAAAGGCCTGAAGAAGATGCAGGCCAACAACGCAAAGGCAGTGAGTGCGCGTACAGAGGCCATCAAGGCTCTCGTGAAGCCCGAGGTGGTTAAGCCCAAGATGCCGAAGGGCCCCAGCCACAAGCTCAGCCACTTTGCTTTCATCGCTCACCCCAAGCTTGGGAAGCAGATTAGAAGCTACATGGCCAAGGGCCGTAAGCTCTGCCAACCAAAGCCCAAGGCTCAAACCAAGGCACAGGCCTCAGCTCCAGCTCAGGCTCCCAAAGGTGCCCAGGCCCCTGTGAAGGCCCCATAG